The nucleotide window TCAACTCCACGCATACTCACCCTCATGAACGACAGGACTAGGAATATTCTTCCTAGCCTCCTTCTTAACCCTCCAATCCGTCCCAAACTTCCTATCCCTCTCCCCCACAttcttctcaaagtcaaacTGTCCATCCGCTGTAAAACTCGTCATAAGCTTCGGCTCCCCCAACGGCAGCGTATCACCACGATCCGTCTGCCACAAATGATACACCTTTCCGTATAGCTGCACAACTTGGTCCATCTCGTAGTTCTCAGCTACTTGCCATGCACTCTCGGGCACCGCGCGGTTCGGCATTATGAGCATTCCTGATTTCACTTCGTAGACGTGTGAATGCCAGAGTTTGCGCTCTTCTTTGTCGAGGGTTTCGTAGAGTTTGGGGGTTAC belongs to Fusarium oxysporum Fo47 chromosome V, complete sequence and includes:
- a CDS encoding uncharacterized protein (of unknown function-domain containing protein) → MAEEKKIPVTNEGMGKPLSVKNEVLTAGAAVTQEFRPVKHICAHLNAFHAYADDPSRFVETNHYCAHLNEDVRQCLLYDSDEPNARLIGIEYMVTPKLYETLDKEERKLWHSHVYEVKSGMLIMPNRAVPESAWQVAENYEMDQVVQLYGKVYHLWQTDRGDTLPLGEPKLMTSFTADGQFDFEKNVGERDRKFGTDWRVKKEARKNIPSPVVHEDADQAWKNK